Proteins found in one Pempheris klunzingeri isolate RE-2024b chromosome 6, fPemKlu1.hap1, whole genome shotgun sequence genomic segment:
- the LOC139202794 gene encoding BMP/retinoic acid-inducible neural-specific protein 3-like, which produces MALWGVVSLSLHCWVCLRSAVIAAAATASLPNDKPGGPLDWLLSDKGPFHHSPEYIDFVEKNRQGFSTRYKIYREFGRWKVNNLAVERRDFLESPLPLTPEFIRNIRLLGRRPTTQMITDNLIRKYGTHFLLSATLGGEEALTIFVDKRKLSKKAEVSDYSGNSSTVTLEALHQLAASYFIDRESTLRKLHHIQIASTAIKVTETRTGPLGCSNYDNLDSVSSVLVQSPENKIQLQGLQVILPDYLRESFVQAALSYIACNGEGEFVCKDNDCWCNCDHKFPECNCPYMDIQAMEESLERITEAWGMLYKEFEESDEFKAFYARLPQNYFLNVSTIQHLWSMDNLFQWRYEQLENSMRVLSKRAQRVIFKLFSLSKRCHRQPQVRLPRERPQSYWLSHFQSLLYCSENNQLGAFSEELHSCSCRYEHSPCQLPPPCSVGEGLGCAACAPDNHTRCGSCNPGFVLMQGACRPMVADSTENYLGFETDLQDLELGYLLQRADRRLEVHAIFISNDMRLNSWFDPSWRKRMLLTLKSNKYKSNMVHMLLGISLQICLTKNSTLEPVLTLYINPFGGSHSESWYIPVNENNFPDWQATKLDLPFECYNWTLTLGNKWKTFFETIHIYLRSRIKTQEGVNDSTYYEPLEMTDPSRNLGYMKINSIQVFGYSMHFDPEAIRDLILQLDYPYTQGSQDTAMLQLLEIRDRVNRLSPPGQQRLDLFACLLRHRLKLTASEVVRIYASLQAFSSRLPNPMDYETTKLCS; this is translated from the exons GGAGTTTGGGAGATGGAAGGTGAACAACTTGGCAGTGGAAAGGAGAGATTTCTTGGAGTCTCCGTTACCTCTAACTCCTGAGTTCATCAGGAACATCCGACTCCTGGGCCGCAGGCCCACCACCCAGATGATCACTGACAATCTGATCAGGAAGTATGGGactcacttcctgttgtcaGCTACACTGGGAG GAGAAGAGGCCTTAACGATATTTGTGGACAAGAGGAAATTGAGTAAGAAAGCAGAGGTGAGTGATTATTCGGGTAACTCCTCCACTGTGACTCTGGAAGCTCTGCACCAGCTGGCTGCCTCCTACTTCATCGACAGGGAGAGCACCCTGCGCAAGCTGCACCACATCCAGATCGCCTCCACTGCCATCAAG GTGACAGAAACCCGCACAGGTCCTCTTGGATGCAGTAACTATGACAACCTTGACTCTGTCAGTTCTGTGCTGGTACAGAGTCCTGAAAATAAAATCCAGCTGCAAG GCCTGCAGGTGATTCTTCCAGACTACTTGAGAGAAAGTTTTGTGCAGGCTGCTCTCAGCTACATAGCCTGTAATGGAGAGGGTGAATTTGTCTGCAAGGACAATGACTGCTGGTGCAACTGTGACCACAAGTTCCCAGAGTGCAACTGTCCTTATATGGATATCCAAGCTATGGAGGAGAGCCTGGAGAGAATCACAGAGGCATGGGGGATGCTCTATAAAGAATTTGAAGAATCAG ATGAATTCAAAGCGTTCTACGCGAGGCTGCCCCAGAACTATTTCCTGAACGTGTCAACCATCCAGCACTTGTGGTCGATGGACAACTTGTTCCAGTGGCGATATGAGCAGCTGGAGAATAGCATGCGTGTCCTCTCCAAGCGAGCCCAGAGAGTCATCTTCAAGCTCTTCAGTCTCAGTAAAAGGTGCCACCGACAGCCCCAAGTCCGCCTACCGAGAGAACG GCCTCAGTCCTACTGGTTGAGCCATTTCCAGTCTCTCCTGTATTGCTCTGAGAACAACCAGCTTGGTGCATTCTCTGAGGAgctccacagctgcagctgtcgATATGAACACAGTCCCTGTCAGCTGCCACCACCCTGTTCTGTTGGGGAAGGCTTGGGTTGTGCAGCATGTGCACCAGACAACCACACCCGCTGTGGAAGCTGCAACCCGGGCTTCGTCCTCATGCAGGGGGCCTGTAGACCCATGGTTGCGGACTCTACGGAGAACTACCTGGGATTCGAGACAGACCTCCAGGATTTGGAGCTGGGCTACCTACTGCAGAGAGCTGACCGCAGGCTAGAG GTCCACGCAATCTTTATCAGCAATGACATGCGGCTTAACAGCTGGTTTGACCCGTCATGGAGAAAGAGGATGCTGCTGACTCTGAAAAGCAACAAGTACAAGTCCAACATGGTCCACATGCTGCTAGGAATATCCCTCCAGATCTGCCTTACAAAAAACAGCACCCTGGAGCCTGTCCTAACTCTCTACATCAACCCGTTTGGAGGAAGCCACTCAGAGAGCTGGTACATTCCTGTCAATGAGAACAATTTTCCAGACTGGCAGGCCACCAAACTGGACTTACCCTTTGAGTGCTACAACTGGACTCTGACGCTAGGCAACAAGTGGAAGACATTCTTTGAAACCATTCACATCTACCTTCGGAGCAGGATAAAGACTCAAGAAGGAGTGAATGACAGCACTTATTATGAGCCTTTAGAAATGACAGATCCTTCTCGGAACCTGGGCTACATGAAGATCAACAGTATCCAGGTCTTTGGCTACAGCATGCACTTTGACCCGGAGGCGATCCGTGACTTGATTCTCCAGCTGGACTACCCATACACCCAAGGTTCCCAGGACACAGCCATGCTTCAGCTCTTGGAAATACGAGACAGGGTGAACCGGCTGTCCCCTCCGGGCCAACAGAGGTTGGACCTGTTTGCTTGTCTTCTGCGGCACCGGCTCAAACTGACTGCCAGCGAGGTGGTTCGCATTTATGCGTCCTTACAGGCCTTCAGCTCACGTTTGCCCAACCCAATGGATTACGAGACCACCAAGCTTTGCAGTTAA